In the genome of Podospora pseudocomata strain CBS 415.72m chromosome 7, whole genome shotgun sequence, the window GGCCACGCGCGCCGAGGTCGCTGCGGGGGATGCGGTCGTTGCTGCTCCTGCCACCATCGCCCGGTCGTTGCCCCGGGATACGGCGAGACTTGCCCTGGGGGTAGGGATGAGTTtcggggttgaggtggtggggaggtgggtggtcagGTATTTGAccaagggggagggggttgatgggatgttggaggatgggagggatgatttggttgtggttgggtggaggatgtaAGTCAAGATTTCTGTTGTGTGTTGGGTTGAAAGGTGAAGGCTCGGTCAGCTTTGCAAGGCTGAGGCAGGGCTGAGAAAACGATATATCTCCGCTCGGTCAGATATGGGGATGAGACCAAGCTAACATGACCGGTTGGGGGGACAGACTCGTACTAGCACTGGGTTGGCTCGGTGACTTTGACGGTTGGGATTTGGCTTCGCTGGCTTTGCTTTCGCATGGTCCTGCGGTAAGTTTTGTTCCGTTCTCTTCTCCGATTGCCGCAAATGCAAAAAATCCGGGGATTTTCCGTCTTTGGTAGCCAGAGCACAGCCCCAAAAACTGACATGCATATGCTACCTAGACGTTTCTTGTCTCTGTCTTTTACGGCATTCGCTGGTTGACCGCCGGCGCCTATCTCGGTGTGGAGGTCGTATCAACTGCCTTGCCGTTCCTCCTTTTGCGTCATCTCTCCGGTGACGGGGGCAAGGAGAGTGCTGCCACACCGAACAGGGAGATCGTCACCGACAAGTGGATTCAACTTCTTACTAGCCTTCAGGCGGGATTGGTCTACAGTGTTGTGCTCTTCCTGGCTGGCAGGACGTTCCTGTCGGATGTGTTTGTGCTCCACTTTGAGGGGATTCCTACTGTCAAGCCTGCCGTTGAGCCGGCGGGCATCTTTACGGGGGCGGATGGGGTCGCGAcgggggttttggggttgttgatggggtgggcTGCTAGGAGGTTCATCTTTGCGCCTGTGGTTACGGCTCCCGAGGGGACGGtcggggatgaggagaatgAGAGGTTTGATCCTGCGAGTGCGAGCTTGGAGGAGACGGTCAAGTGGAATttgtgggggtggagggacAAGACGAAGGTTTCGGTTGTGAGGACGGGCGCGGCTGTGGTTGCTACGGTTGTGGGCACGTATTTGGATACGGCATTGGGGATTAGGGGCGTTGATCAGGTTGGGGCGGGGGTCTATGCTGGTGTTTGGGGATTGGCGGTTGTGTTGACGGGCGTGGCGTTGACGTATGTGGGGAGCATCTGAGGCGGGtgaaggtggaagagggggtgttCGGTGAAGCGGCTATGGGATGACTCTCTCCCGGCCAGGGTTCTACGACATGCGATGGATGACGCAAGGTACGGGGAGCtggggtcgtggtggtgggttcGCAAAGCTTAGGCATCGGCAACATGTGGGATGCATCTAGGATGGAATGGATAGGAAGACAGGAGACCACCACTTGCGGCTGCCGGATCTTGCATGGACCGGGCTTCCATATGAGCAGGCATCCATCTTGGTCGCTTAACAAGcgcggagggtggtggtagcaAGGAGGGTTGCggttgcggtggtgtggtggtggatacGGTAATGGTGATGGCTTGAAGCAACGgtttttttcccttcttcctcgttACAGCCGATGGCAGCAGTATCAACAGCCGCGGCATGTGTGTGTCGtgcaaccccaacaagcGGCGGCTGTTCACCGGGGCGAGTGCTACGTATGTAGGTATGTAGGATATAATGCGGATAGCTAATAGTATGAAGCGAGTTTGCAGCGCCGGCACATGGCAAGCCGGGATCAGTTAGAATGACGACTTTCCAGCCCAAGGCCCGGGGGCCCAGCTGAATAGCTGGTATGACCGGGAAGGGAAACGCAAGGCTTTCTCCGGTGTCGGCAGGGGGCACGGTGGGCGTTTGAGTTCTGGTTGTTGTCATCATTGCTCACCGTTTTTCCATCCCCCTATTGTGTCTCGCGATAATTGCTCCATACGACTGGGGGAACGGACTGGGGACTGGGACGGTGAGTGAGTGTCAGTATTTTTTTGTTGCTATTGTTCAGCCCCAGGAGCTGCGCCATATTTTTAGCGGGCCTTCTCGGCGCCTCATTAGTGTACCGGGACCCGGACGCCGTAGGCGGGGTGTCCACTATACGGGACCGGCTGCTTTTTGAAGCTGAGGCCGccaaagggggaggaggaggagaattgGAACGGACTTTGCCATGCGAAACCAAAAAGTTAGTTTCGGCTTCGGATGGCTTTGAGCACGGCTGCGGCAACcggctttcttcttttgatCTTGCTGAAGCCCTTCAATTTCGGTGCAGAGAAACATGCAATAGAAGCGAGGCGCAGTTTGGATGGTGAGGTGCAGCTGTGAGTCTGACCAATGGGAGGGGATGTGGTGACTGAAATGGGCAAAGAGAGCCTGTGAGAGCCGCGCTGGAAACCAGATTGAATCCAAATCTGCCCTTTTGCCCTCTGCACAGCGTCTAAGATCACGTTTTCGGGGGGATAGATGGGGGATAGCTGGGATAAAGTCGTTTCCCTTTTCGAATGTGGTATTGAGGCTTCTCGGGGCTAAgaatgggggggggggggaagcaccaccacaccgcAACCGCACCCACACACTACCTTGGGGGACAAGCTACTTTTTGATGTTACATAtcggtttgggggggagatggcagGCTGTGAGACGCGTGATCAGACGCCCCCCCGTTATGTCTGATGGCCTCTTTCTCCCTCTTTGGTTTTTTCTTGGGATGAGCAGGGGATAGCGAGAAAGACGACTCATACCCACATCAGCACAGCTTTCGGGATGGGGCtatccttttcttcttctccttcgtcaccaccaccaccaccacccctccctggCTGgggttaggtaggtaggcaggcAGGCACTGCTGCTGAGACGGCCCAGTCTTTGAGGTAACAAAGTCTTGTTGTCTTGGGCAAAGGTGACATTGGAAGTTTACAGCTCTCCAGGTTGGGAAGTCCTAGTCTGGGTTGGAGTACTGACATGTTTTGTCTTGGAAGCACCACTTACATACAACCTtgccttgaccttgaagcTAAGGTTTaagctcttttttttttttgtttttttttcttgtttttccGCCCCAGAGGTTGCCGCTTTCTATATATCTCCCCGAGGctcgcctcctcttcttgatggaGATGTGTTTGAACAGACAACACAGCCAATCCCCTTTTGCAGATATTATTACCTGCCTATTCCAAGCCGCCTCGCTTTAGCATTACCATCACGGGCAAACAAAGTCATGACGGACTCGCCGGtcaggtggtgttgaagtttGGTCATCTCCTGTTTCGGACTACTGGACTAGTTGGGCAACGTACACTCAGCGAAGTCGTTGTTGTGTCATCGTTGGAAAATTTCCCTTTGGCTTGTCGTTGCCTGGTTCTagtttgggcttggggaaCAAGGGAAAAAGATATGAAAGAAGCCACCTCTCCTTCGACAGAGAGTTCTATATCTACCCCATCGTCACCAGCATCTGAAGCAACAATTACACACACATCCTCACCGGCATCCTCTTTAACAACAGTTACTGCTGCTCCTTCGCCAGCTTTGACATCAACAACTCTtgctccttcaccttcaacaaCAGTCAACATTCCTTCCTCATCTGCAACGGAAGAcattccaacaacaacaacaacaacaacaacaacaacaatgtaCGAGTACGAAAGCATCATGACCTTTGACCAGCCCATGATTATGGGCTACGACCCCTCTggctc includes:
- a CDS encoding hypothetical protein (EggNog:ENOG503P1F5); the encoded protein is MPRIKEAAADALTAVEKASDTVAHLATRAEVAAGDAVVAAPATIARSLPRDTARLALGVGMSFGVEVVGRWVVRYLTKGEGVDGMLEDGRDDLVVVGWRILVLALGWLGDFDGWDLASLALLSHGPATFLVSVFYGIRWLTAGAYLGVEVVSTALPFLLLRHLSGDGGKESAATPNREIVTDKWIQLLTSLQAGLVYSVVLFLAGRTFLSDVFVLHFEGIPTVKPAVEPAGIFTGADGVATGVLGLLMGWAARRFIFAPVVTAPEGTVGDEENERFDPASASLEETVKWNLWGWRDKTKVSVVRTGAAVVATVVGTYLDTALGIRGVDQVGAGVYAGVWGLAVVLTGVALTYVGSI